The nucleotide sequence TCACGGGCACGCCGCGGGGCAGCGGCCGCGCGGCCACCAGCACCGGCACCAGACGCACCACCTGCACCGGGACGTAGACCCGCCAGGGGGCAGGCTCATGGCAGCGCACCGCCACGGTCAGACGTCCGACGCTGGGCTGGGAGCGCGGCAGGCTGGCCTCCAGCGGACCGGTGCAGGCGCGGAGCTTGAGCCGCGGGTCCAGCCGGTCGATGCGCACGGACTCCACCTCACCCGGGCCCTGTGCCAGCCGATCCTGGAGGAACGCCTCCACCGCCTCGCGCACTCCGGCCAGGGATTGCCACTGGGGTGCCGCCACGGCCGGCGCGGAGGCAATGATCAGCAGCAGGGCGAAGGCGAGGCGATACATGAGCAGGCCCTTCCGGACGACGCACTGTCCGGGGGCGTTGCACGAGCCGTGCCAGAGGCTCAAGTTCAGGCTGAGACGGCCGTCACCCTTGCGGGGACCGCACAGCCAGGCGGCTCTGCTACCGTATGCGCACCGCCGGGCGAGCAGAAGACCACAGGAAACCAGCCCTTGGCCGTCAACGCCATCGACCCCGACCAC is from Spiribacter halobius and encodes:
- the flgA gene encoding flagellar basal body P-ring formation chaperone FlgA; this translates as MYRLAFALLLIIASAPAVAAPQWQSLAGVREAVEAFLQDRLAQGPGEVESVRIDRLDPRLKLRACTGPLEASLPRSQPSVGRLTVAVRCHEPAPWRVYVPVQVVRLVPVLVAARPLPRGVPVTAEDVTVERRDVAELRGAYYHSPQEVAGMETARRLAAGETLTARHVARPLLVRRGHAVTLEAGGGGISVSAPGRALEDGGKGDPVRVRNTRSERVVEGRVIGQDRVRVRF